The Nitrospira sp. genome includes a region encoding these proteins:
- a CDS encoding vanadium-dependent haloperoxidase, which produces MHMMIAYPQMLRISLIVLLLTASGLSDARADAVTEWNEKAGEIVVKAGLGPLPAARALAMVHAAVYEAVNAITQQYPVSDVKLEAAPGASVEAAVAAANRTMLAKLVPSQQAIVDHAYKTALTAIIDGPAKSNGIAVAEKAVAAILARRANDGAAAGESYRPHTSAGTYVPTVIPELPQWRYRKPWLMTNPMQFRPGPPPDLESEVWARDYNEVKALGGKHSRQRTVEQTNIAHFWEEVMPPIYDGIVRSVAKAPGRDITRNARLFAAVTQAADDGLIAVFDAKYHYGFWRPVTAIRNGDIDRNEATERDESWEPLIETPMHPEYPCAHCITAGAVGTILKAEIGNEPTPVLTTTSNAAGGVSRSWTTIDEFMQEVPNARLYDGVHYRNSGKVGTDMGRRIAQLAIEKYRLTRK; this is translated from the coding sequence ATGCATATGATGATCGCTTATCCACAGATGTTGCGCATCAGCCTCATCGTACTACTTCTCACCGCATCGGGACTGTCGGATGCGAGAGCGGATGCCGTCACCGAATGGAACGAGAAGGCTGGAGAGATCGTGGTGAAGGCAGGATTGGGACCATTGCCGGCCGCGCGAGCGCTGGCCATGGTTCACGCAGCAGTGTACGAAGCCGTGAATGCCATCACACAACAGTATCCCGTCAGCGATGTGAAACTAGAGGCGGCTCCTGGGGCCTCCGTGGAGGCGGCGGTTGCGGCGGCGAATCGTACCATGTTGGCAAAGCTTGTTCCGTCTCAACAAGCAATCGTCGATCATGCCTATAAGACCGCCCTGACTGCAATCATCGATGGACCAGCCAAGTCCAACGGCATCGCTGTCGCTGAAAAGGCGGTTGCGGCCATTCTCGCGCGACGTGCGAATGACGGAGCTGCAGCAGGGGAGTCCTATCGTCCACATACGAGCGCGGGAACCTATGTGCCTACCGTCATACCGGAACTTCCTCAGTGGAGATATCGGAAGCCCTGGTTGATGACGAACCCGATGCAATTTCGTCCTGGGCCACCTCCTGACTTGGAGAGCGAAGTCTGGGCGCGTGACTATAACGAGGTGAAAGCCCTGGGTGGAAAGCACAGCCGACAGCGAACTGTTGAACAGACCAACATTGCACATTTCTGGGAAGAAGTCATGCCGCCAATTTATGATGGCATCGTGCGATCGGTCGCAAAGGCTCCGGGACGAGACATTACACGGAACGCGCGCTTATTTGCCGCGGTCACTCAGGCTGCGGATGACGGGTTGATCGCGGTGTTCGACGCAAAATATCACTATGGGTTCTGGCGTCCGGTCACGGCAATCCGTAACGGCGATATCGATCGAAACGAGGCAACCGAACGAGACGAATCTTGGGAGCCGCTCATTGAGACTCCCATGCATCCGGAATATCCCTGCGCACACTGCATCACAGCCGGAGCGGTGGGTACGATATTAAAAGCGGAGATAGGGAATGAGCCAACCCCTGTGTTGACCACCACGAGCAACGCGGCGGGTGGAGTCTCGCGTAGCTGGACAACTATCGATGAGTTCATGCAGGAAGTCCCGAATGCCCGTCTCTATGACGGCGTTCATTATCGGAATTCCGGCAAGGTCGGAACCGACATGGGGAGGCGGATTGCTCAGCTGGCGATTGAAAAATATCGACTGACACGCAAATAG